One Litoribacterium kuwaitense DNA window includes the following coding sequences:
- a CDS encoding carbohydrate ABC transporter permease, translated as MHKKSAWEIARPYVMITPAMVGIILFVIYPVFYLMNLSMHDYNLLNPDQSKFIGLENFKQVLTRGDFYNALSNTAIYTAAVVFITMGLALIVAIWLNQKSRFNRVVQAGMFTPHIISTVSISLVWMLMMEPNHGLLNFGLTTLGLPSSAWLQSSSTSLMSVIIVAVWGNIGYFALIIIAALQGISPSIYEAAALDNGKRMSVFTKITLPMISPQLFFILVIMTIGSFKVFETVNIMTGGGPNDSTSTLVYYIYEFRTNNIGYASATGVLLMIIISVLTIIYFRLLAKKVHYQ; from the coding sequence TTGCATAAAAAAAGCGCATGGGAAATTGCTCGTCCATACGTAATGATTACGCCCGCTATGGTTGGCATTATCCTGTTTGTGATTTACCCGGTGTTTTACTTGATGAATTTAAGTATGCATGACTACAACTTGCTTAATCCAGATCAGAGCAAATTTATTGGGCTGGAAAATTTCAAACAAGTTTTGACTCGTGGCGACTTTTATAATGCGTTGTCCAATACTGCGATTTATACTGCAGCCGTCGTTTTTATAACGATGGGGTTAGCTCTTATCGTGGCGATATGGCTTAACCAGAAATCTCGCTTTAATAGAGTTGTCCAAGCGGGAATGTTTACACCTCATATTATTTCTACCGTTTCAATTTCATTAGTGTGGATGTTAATGATGGAGCCAAATCACGGGCTACTAAACTTTGGCTTGACAACTTTAGGATTGCCTTCTTCTGCATGGTTACAAAGTTCAAGCACTTCTTTAATGTCAGTCATTATTGTAGCTGTGTGGGGAAACATCGGTTATTTTGCTTTAATCATTATTGCTGCTTTACAAGGCATTTCACCGAGTATTTATGAGGCAGCGGCGTTGGACAATGGTAAGCGAATGAGTGTGTTTACAAAGATTACCTTACCAATGATCTCACCGCAATTGTTCTTTATTCTTGTCATTATGACGATCGGTTCCTTTAAAGTATTTGAGACCGTTAATATTATGACAGGCGGTGGCCCAAACGATTCTACATCAACTCTTGTCTATTATATTTATGAATTTAGAACGAACAATATAGGTTATGCCTCAGCCACAGGAGTACTTTTGATGATCATTATTTCAGTGTTGACGATCATTTACTTCCGCTTGTTGGCTAAAAAAGTGCATTACCAATAA
- a CDS encoding HAD-IIA family hydrolase: MDGFIINLGGTVFRGNNLIDGVFETIFHLKKLEKKVVFLSNRGNILRKMCYSKLCQMGLDVSEEKILLSSTVAANDLKAYFASSAVWVFGEQGLKDELIEAEVRIASRPEEADWLLITLHESVTYKDLNDAFRAVRHGARIIATNTDTHFPSEDGDSIDVAGMIGAVVASTGKEVDVVIGKPSHYMVEAALKVLGQSPESCLVVGDSLASDICLGKRFGIKTALVLSGSVQLENVKQSKWQPDWIWNYLGDLNEYLTTGWKCL, from the coding sequence ATAGACGGATTTATCATTAATTTGGGTGGAACAGTTTTCAGAGGCAATAACCTCATCGATGGGGTTTTCGAAACGATTTTTCATTTGAAAAAACTAGAAAAAAAAGTTGTGTTTTTAAGTAACAGGGGCAATATCTTAAGAAAAATGTGCTATAGCAAGTTGTGTCAAATGGGGCTAGATGTATCGGAAGAGAAGATTCTTCTTTCGTCTACTGTAGCAGCAAACGATTTGAAGGCTTATTTTGCTTCAAGTGCGGTCTGGGTTTTTGGGGAACAAGGACTGAAGGATGAACTGATTGAAGCTGAGGTAAGGATAGCGAGTCGTCCGGAGGAAGCGGACTGGTTACTAATTACTTTGCACGAGTCGGTCACTTATAAAGATTTGAATGATGCTTTTCGCGCTGTTAGGCACGGGGCGCGAATCATAGCAACAAATACGGATACGCATTTTCCTTCAGAAGATGGAGACTCAATTGATGTTGCTGGAATGATTGGCGCGGTCGTCGCTTCAACAGGAAAAGAAGTCGATGTAGTGATTGGAAAGCCATCTCACTACATGGTGGAAGCGGCATTGAAAGTGTTAGGGCAGTCACCTGAATCGTGTCTGGTCGTCGGAGACAGCTTAGCATCAGATATTTGTTTAGGAAAACGTTTTGGGATAAAGACAGCTCTTGTTTTATCGGGTTCAGTGCAGCTAGAAAATGTGAAACAGAGCAAGTGGCAGCCAGATTGGATTTGGAATTATTTGGGTGATTTGAATGAATATTTAACAACAGGATGGAAATGCCTATGA
- a CDS encoding UxaA family hydrolase, protein MKECVLRVNDRDNVVVALVPMEKGASFQMDERTFSIQEDIPAGHKIAIDQIEADDDIIKYGYPIGKAEQVIQVGQWVHSHNMKTKLEGTLTYDYTPTSTKKAKTKTSERTFIGYPRPNGDVGVRNEIWIINTVGCINKTAERLAAMADRKMRGQGVDGVYHYAHLFGCSQLGDDLLYTQTILSNLVHHPNAAGVLVLGLGCENNHLSAFKDVLGDIDERRVKFLGVQDSDDEFTEGLDLLDELWAYARTFERTPVPLSKLKVGLKCGGSDGFSGITANPLVGALSDVLIEHGGTTALTEVPEMFGAETILMERAKDERTFDNIVTLINDFKQYFIRHDQPVYENPSPGNKDGGITTLEEKSLGCVQKGGFSEVVDVLPYGGRLKTPGLNLLQGPGNDLVSVTNLAASGAHIVIFTTGRGTPFGGPVPTVKMSTNSALAEKKKHWIDFNAGVLLDGQPVEKVTNDLLDYLIALASGDVLARNEEYGYKEISIFKDGVIL, encoded by the coding sequence ATGAAAGAATGTGTTCTCCGAGTCAACGATCGTGATAATGTTGTTGTGGCGCTTGTTCCTATGGAAAAAGGCGCTTCATTCCAGATGGACGAACGAACATTTTCCATACAGGAAGACATCCCCGCAGGACATAAGATTGCCATTGATCAGATAGAAGCAGATGATGACATCATAAAATACGGTTATCCAATTGGCAAAGCGGAACAAGTGATTCAGGTAGGGCAGTGGGTACATTCCCACAATATGAAAACGAAGCTGGAAGGCACGTTGACATACGATTATACTCCTACTAGCACAAAGAAAGCGAAGACTAAGACGAGTGAACGAACGTTTATCGGATACCCGCGTCCGAATGGGGACGTTGGCGTTCGTAATGAAATTTGGATCATAAATACCGTCGGATGTATCAACAAAACGGCTGAACGTCTGGCGGCGATGGCTGATCGGAAAATGCGCGGCCAAGGGGTGGACGGCGTTTATCATTACGCCCACCTTTTTGGCTGTTCACAGCTTGGCGATGACCTGTTATACACACAAACCATTTTGAGTAACCTCGTCCATCACCCAAATGCAGCGGGGGTTCTCGTTTTAGGGCTTGGATGTGAAAACAACCATCTAAGTGCATTTAAGGATGTTCTCGGTGATATAGATGAGAGGCGGGTAAAATTTCTTGGCGTTCAAGACAGTGACGATGAATTTACCGAAGGGTTGGATCTGCTCGATGAACTTTGGGCGTATGCGCGCACCTTTGAACGTACGCCTGTTCCATTGTCCAAATTAAAGGTTGGCTTGAAGTGTGGTGGATCAGACGGCTTTTCCGGCATTACCGCGAACCCTTTGGTTGGTGCGTTGTCTGATGTATTAATTGAACATGGCGGGACGACTGCGCTCACCGAAGTACCAGAAATGTTTGGTGCTGAAACGATCCTCATGGAACGAGCGAAGGATGAACGAACATTTGATAACATCGTTACACTCATTAACGACTTTAAACAGTATTTTATTCGGCACGATCAGCCAGTATATGAAAATCCTTCGCCAGGAAATAAAGACGGCGGCATCACGACACTTGAGGAGAAATCCTTAGGCTGTGTGCAAAAAGGCGGTTTTTCTGAAGTCGTCGATGTCCTTCCATATGGTGGAAGGTTGAAGACGCCAGGGCTTAACCTATTGCAAGGACCAGGGAACGATCTTGTATCGGTCACCAATCTCGCTGCTTCAGGCGCTCACATTGTCATCTTTACGACTGGACGCGGCACACCTTTTGGGGGACCGGTGCCTACTGTTAAAATGTCGACCAATTCAGCACTTGCCGAGAAGAAAAAACATTGGATCGACTTTAATGCGGGGGTACTTTTAGACGGTCAGCCGGTCGAAAAGGTGACAAACGATTTGCTCGATTATCTCATTGCCTTGGCCTCCGGAGATGTTTTGGCGCGAAATGAAGAATATGGCTACAAAGAAATATCGATTTTTAAAGACGGCGTTATTTTATAA
- a CDS encoding sn-glycerol-1-phosphate dehydrogenase, translated as MTAVLEKIKKIVDVDAIKIEAGATRLASEYLFEQNYKKVMIVADATTYLAAGEMLQNHLEGIGIGVCVTEIKPNEHGDIIANEASLIQLILDVQLYVPQVLIAVGGGTIHDITRYAAYTTQRPFISYPTAPSVDGFNSIGAPILLRGRKTTIQAVCPRAVFADLEVLMEAPKEMVAAGFSDILGKYTSLFDWKFGHLVAGEPYMKEAAEITSFALQQCVDQVDDIAAMKEEGIHTLMTSLINSGLAMLLFGRSHPASGAEHHLSHYWEEEYIRKGEKQLLHGAKVGVACMEIAKLYHLIAKEGPETWSGIVRKCWEDIYQDILIIPTEENLRHLLLKVGNPTTPEELTLSQELFERSLREAHLVRPKRYTLLRAYNEKF; from the coding sequence ATGACAGCAGTTTTAGAAAAAATAAAAAAAATAGTAGATGTAGACGCCATAAAAATTGAGGCTGGAGCTACTCGTTTAGCAAGTGAATATTTATTTGAACAAAATTATAAAAAAGTCATGATTGTTGCTGATGCTACAACATATTTGGCGGCTGGTGAAATGTTGCAGAACCACTTGGAAGGTATTGGGATCGGTGTTTGTGTAACAGAAATAAAGCCTAATGAACATGGAGATATCATCGCTAATGAAGCATCACTTATACAGCTGATCCTAGATGTTCAACTCTATGTTCCACAGGTGCTGATCGCTGTAGGTGGTGGAACGATACACGATATTACACGCTATGCTGCTTATACGACACAAAGACCTTTTATCTCCTACCCAACGGCGCCTTCCGTGGATGGGTTTAATTCTATCGGAGCTCCAATTTTGCTCAGAGGAAGAAAAACAACAATTCAAGCCGTTTGTCCCAGAGCCGTTTTTGCAGATCTTGAGGTATTGATGGAAGCTCCAAAAGAAATGGTTGCTGCAGGTTTTAGTGATATTCTTGGAAAATACACATCTTTATTTGATTGGAAGTTTGGACATTTGGTAGCGGGTGAACCGTACATGAAGGAAGCGGCGGAGATCACTTCTTTTGCGTTACAACAATGCGTAGATCAGGTAGATGACATCGCGGCGATGAAAGAGGAAGGGATACATACCTTAATGACCTCCTTAATTAATTCTGGTTTGGCCATGTTGCTTTTTGGTCGCTCCCACCCTGCCTCTGGTGCCGAACATCATCTCTCGCATTATTGGGAGGAAGAGTATATTCGCAAAGGTGAAAAGCAGTTGTTGCACGGGGCTAAAGTAGGAGTTGCCTGCATGGAAATTGCTAAATTGTATCATTTGATAGCAAAAGAAGGTCCTGAAACATGGAGTGGCATCGTTCGTAAATGTTGGGAAGATATTTATCAAGATATATTGATTATACCAACCGAAGAAAACCTTAGACATTTATTACTTAAAGTAGGCAATCCTACAACACCGGAAGAACTGACTCTTAGCCAGGAGTTATTTGAGAGAAGCTTGCGCGAAGCCCATTTGGTTCGACCGAAAAGATATACACTATTAAGAGCTTATAACGAGAAATTTTAA
- a CDS encoding glycerophosphodiester phosphodiesterase family protein has translation MIEQLKHHTSMILAAHRGWKSEYPENTILSFKKAIALGADMLEFDLRRTKDGVVVVVHDKTVDRTTDGSGSVDQFTLNELKQLDAGGWFAKEYEGLKIPSLEEVCEFLKQYPNVLFNVEIKPDPSAKETADDAIAILGEYGYLSRCVFTSFDANILSYIYDEYHLKTQGFPANQMLHFVHGDEGTYSKMWAAGISMDLLTPKLVQEFEERDILAWCYCPDSEQQVYYALGCGVKLMTVNNLTPALEIRRIIRDEG, from the coding sequence ATGATTGAACAGCTTAAACATCATACTTCTATGATTTTGGCGGCTCACAGAGGATGGAAATCAGAGTATCCGGAAAATACGATCTTATCGTTCAAAAAAGCAATAGCGCTTGGAGCAGATATGTTGGAGTTTGATCTTCGACGTACAAAAGACGGGGTTGTCGTCGTAGTGCATGATAAAACAGTCGACCGTACAACAGACGGTTCTGGCAGCGTCGATCAATTCACTTTGAATGAGCTAAAACAGTTAGATGCCGGCGGTTGGTTTGCCAAAGAGTACGAGGGCTTAAAAATTCCTTCTTTGGAAGAAGTATGCGAGTTTCTTAAACAATACCCTAATGTGTTATTTAATGTTGAGATTAAGCCAGACCCAAGTGCTAAAGAAACAGCGGATGATGCGATAGCCATTTTAGGGGAGTATGGTTATCTGTCGCGTTGCGTCTTCACCTCTTTTGATGCAAATATATTGAGTTATATCTATGACGAATATCATTTGAAAACCCAAGGATTTCCCGCTAATCAGATGTTGCATTTCGTTCATGGGGACGAAGGTACGTATTCTAAGATGTGGGCAGCAGGAATCAGTATGGATTTACTGACACCAAAGCTCGTTCAAGAATTTGAAGAGCGAGACATCCTTGCTTGGTGTTATTGCCCAGATAGTGAACAGCAAGTCTATTATGCTCTTGGATGCGGTGTGAAATTGATGACTGTCAACAACCTCACACCAGCGCTGGAGATTCGCCGAATCATTCGAGATGAAGGATAA
- a CDS encoding ABC transporter ATP-binding protein codes for MSSIEFAQVTKSFNKKAVIQDLDLNIEDGKFTVLVGPSGCGKTTLLRMIAGIESQTSGSVLIGGKDVTRVAPGKRGVAMVFQNYAIYPTMSVRDNIEFGLKNNKIPKSERTQLVESVSATVGLYEFLDRKPSTLSGGQRQRVALARAMVKKPSVFLMDEPLSNLDAKLRAQMRLELIELHKKLGTTFVYVTHDQVEAMSMADTVVLMNQGKIQQVAPPEIMYHTPNNLFSAQFIGMPPMNVTDLHVDDVKFGFRPESAVLSSEPREFHYSVKGVIVTREMLGSETLYQVRSNGHTFMVKSAENVFSVDQEVYLGVDASKIYFFAADEQRIGGDQARYKEYLDVLRSEETCIKKAHGKLLVHT; via the coding sequence ATGTCATCAATTGAGTTTGCACAAGTGACGAAATCGTTTAATAAAAAAGCAGTCATTCAAGATTTGGATTTAAATATTGAGGATGGCAAGTTCACCGTACTGGTAGGTCCTTCGGGGTGTGGGAAAACGACGCTTCTTCGCATGATTGCGGGAATCGAGTCTCAGACATCTGGATCCGTTCTTATTGGAGGCAAAGATGTCACTCGTGTTGCTCCTGGTAAAAGGGGCGTGGCAATGGTTTTTCAGAATTATGCGATATATCCAACAATGTCAGTTCGCGACAATATTGAATTTGGCTTAAAGAATAATAAAATACCTAAGTCAGAACGAACACAGCTTGTAGAGAGTGTGAGTGCAACGGTTGGCCTGTATGAGTTTTTGGATCGCAAACCATCTACGCTCTCAGGTGGTCAGCGTCAGCGGGTGGCTTTGGCACGTGCGATGGTTAAAAAGCCTTCAGTATTTTTGATGGATGAGCCCCTATCTAATTTAGATGCTAAGCTTCGTGCACAGATGAGACTTGAGTTAATCGAGTTGCACAAAAAACTTGGAACAACTTTTGTTTACGTCACCCATGATCAAGTAGAAGCGATGTCGATGGCTGATACAGTGGTCCTCATGAATCAAGGCAAGATACAACAAGTGGCTCCACCAGAAATAATGTACCATACGCCAAACAATTTGTTTTCTGCTCAATTTATCGGAATGCCACCGATGAATGTCACTGACTTGCACGTCGATGATGTCAAATTCGGCTTTCGTCCGGAAAGCGCAGTGTTGTCCAGTGAACCAAGAGAATTTCATTATTCTGTGAAAGGGGTGATTGTCACTAGAGAAATGCTCGGCTCTGAAACGCTCTATCAAGTGAGAAGCAATGGTCATACTTTTATGGTCAAGAGTGCAGAAAATGTTTTTTCTGTAGATCAGGAAGTGTACTTAGGTGTTGATGCCTCGAAAATATATTTCTTTGCTGCTGATGAACAACGGATAGGTGGTGATCAAGCTCGGTATAAGGAGTACTTAGACGTGTTAAGGAGTGAAGAAACTTGCATAAAAAAAGCGCATGGGAAATTGCTCGTCCATACGTAA
- a CDS encoding thioredoxin family protein encodes MELTDWYEKGTSFSKYVEEMSVNKDALNQIYKHVSFTPEDEMVFQQMRGKGWRGIVLTADWCGDALLNIPIFQRIAEESDITLRFLIRDENLELMDRYLTNGTSRAIPKFIFINCAGEEQFVWGPRALDVQKLVVAEMSSLPPKEDPSFSDKQKQLIMKINERYTSDSSLWRAVIDDIKQFFTTK; translated from the coding sequence ATGGAATTAACAGATTGGTATGAGAAAGGTACATCCTTTTCTAAGTACGTTGAAGAAATGAGTGTCAATAAAGACGCGCTGAACCAGATTTATAAGCACGTATCTTTTACACCTGAGGATGAAATGGTGTTTCAACAGATGAGAGGCAAAGGTTGGAGAGGGATTGTCTTAACAGCAGATTGGTGCGGTGATGCGTTGCTGAATATTCCTATTTTTCAACGCATTGCTGAAGAAAGTGACATAACGTTGCGCTTTTTAATTCGTGATGAGAACCTTGAGTTAATGGATCGCTATTTAACAAATGGCACGTCTCGTGCGATTCCTAAGTTTATTTTTATCAATTGTGCTGGTGAAGAGCAATTTGTTTGGGGGCCTAGGGCTTTAGATGTTCAAAAACTTGTTGTTGCTGAAATGTCTTCTCTTCCTCCAAAAGAAGACCCTAGCTTTAGCGACAAACAAAAGCAGCTGATTATGAAAATAAACGAACGTTACACGTCTGATTCTTCCCTTTGGCGGGCCGTCATTGACGATATCAAGCAGTTTTTCACTACAAAATAA
- a CDS encoding carbohydrate ABC transporter permease — MKPLKNIIGILLKIAILLIFIFPFIWMISTSLQSFEETMAFPPTLIPESLQWGNFVDAMTSGPFHIYGMNSFIITFSILVLQMIVMIPAAYAFAKYQFRGKRTLFSLVLLAFMIPGQVTFIPVYLMMAEWGWIDSLLPQIVPFMSNAFGIFLLRQYFLQIPEEIIEAARLDNAMESKIIWKIMVPMSLPALATIALFSFVGHWNDYFWPLVMTDSIEVRPLTLGIEMLRETEGISNWHIIMAGNVVLVVPLLIMYFFCSKHIIKAFMYSGIK, encoded by the coding sequence ATGAAGCCTTTGAAGAACATTATAGGCATCTTATTGAAAATAGCTATTTTGCTCATTTTTATCTTTCCATTTATATGGATGATCTCTACTTCATTACAGAGCTTTGAAGAGACAATGGCTTTTCCGCCTACGCTCATTCCAGAGTCGTTGCAGTGGGGAAATTTTGTAGACGCGATGACTTCCGGGCCATTTCACATTTATGGGATGAACTCCTTCATTATCACGTTCAGTATATTGGTCTTGCAAATGATCGTTATGATCCCGGCTGCTTATGCTTTTGCGAAATATCAATTCCGTGGAAAGAGAACTTTATTTAGTCTTGTTTTACTTGCATTTATGATTCCGGGGCAAGTCACTTTTATACCGGTTTATCTCATGATGGCGGAGTGGGGCTGGATTGATTCATTGTTGCCGCAGATTGTTCCGTTTATGTCGAATGCATTCGGGATTTTCCTCTTACGTCAATACTTTTTACAAATTCCCGAGGAAATCATCGAAGCCGCTCGCTTGGATAATGCTATGGAATCGAAAATAATTTGGAAAATAATGGTTCCCATGTCATTACCTGCCCTTGCCACAATCGCATTGTTTAGCTTTGTCGGCCATTGGAACGATTATTTCTGGCCTTTAGTCATGACTGATTCAATTGAAGTCCGCCCTCTTACATTAGGAATTGAAATGCTGAGGGAAACAGAAGGAATTAGTAATTGGCACATTATTATGGCAGGTAACGTCGTATTGGTTGTCCCTTTGCTTATCATGTACTTTTTCTGTTCTAAACATATCATTAAGGCGTTTATGTATTCAGGAATAAAATAA
- the glpX gene encoding class II fructose-bisphosphatase: protein MERSLSMELVRVTEAAALSAARWMGTGLKDEVDGAATSSMRDVFDTVPMKGTVMIGEGEMDEAPMLYIGEKLGTGYGPRVDVAVDPVEGTELVATGAWNALAVLAVTDHGNMLHAPDMYMQKIAVGPEAVGLIDINAPVIDNLRAVARAKNKDVDDLVVTILERERHAELIQEVRDTGARIKLIGAGDVAAAINTAFDDTGVDIMLGSGGAPEGVIAAVAMKCLGGEMQGKLMPQTDEEWQRCKGMGLDDPEKVLLMDDLVRGDDAIFAATGITDGELLKGVQYKGSSGTTHSLVMRAKSGTLRFIEGKHSLKKKPDLVIKP, encoded by the coding sequence ATGGAACGAAGTCTATCAATGGAGTTGGTTCGTGTTACAGAAGCGGCAGCTTTGTCTGCTGCGCGTTGGATGGGGACTGGGTTAAAAGACGAAGTGGATGGCGCTGCGACGAGTAGCATGCGGGATGTATTTGACACAGTACCAATGAAAGGAACCGTCATGATTGGCGAGGGAGAAATGGATGAAGCTCCGATGCTTTATATCGGGGAAAAACTAGGTACAGGCTACGGTCCGAGAGTAGATGTAGCCGTTGATCCAGTCGAAGGTACTGAGCTTGTAGCTACAGGAGCATGGAATGCGTTAGCTGTGCTTGCTGTGACGGATCATGGAAATATGCTTCATGCGCCAGATATGTACATGCAAAAGATCGCTGTTGGTCCAGAAGCAGTCGGTTTAATCGACATCAATGCGCCTGTAATCGACAACTTGCGTGCTGTAGCACGGGCCAAAAACAAAGATGTTGATGATCTCGTCGTTACGATTCTAGAACGAGAACGTCATGCAGAGCTGATCCAAGAAGTGCGGGATACCGGTGCGCGCATTAAGCTCATTGGTGCAGGGGATGTCGCTGCGGCAATTAATACAGCGTTTGATGACACGGGTGTCGATATTATGCTCGGATCTGGAGGCGCTCCTGAAGGTGTGATTGCTGCTGTAGCGATGAAATGCCTTGGTGGAGAAATGCAAGGAAAGCTGATGCCACAGACCGATGAGGAATGGCAACGCTGTAAAGGTATGGGGCTGGATGATCCTGAAAAGGTTTTGCTTATGGATGACCTCGTTCGTGGCGATGATGCTATATTTGCTGCGACAGGTATTACGGATGGCGAGCTTTTAAAAGGTGTCCAATATAAAGGAAGCAGTGGAACAACTCATTCTCTCGTCATGCGCGCTAAATCTGGAACGCTGCGTTTTATTGAAGGAAAGCATAGTTTGAAAAAGAAGCCTGACCTTGTCATTAAGCCATGA
- a CDS encoding ABC transporter substrate-binding protein gives MNNKFKRLFLAMTMLILTVGVLAACSGQKTEGSSGEAAQTQAEGAEGSKGKTTVEFWHSAGGKTGDFLNDAIERFNESQDEIEVVGTFQGSYDDNVTKLQQGVAAGTAPDVTMLERAYVQMFAESDVLEDLQPHMEKTNLNVDDFIPGLMGHSIFNEQLVSLPLNRSTPILHVNKTMLDEQGLEIPQTWAELKDVANALVVAENGEFERYGLTMPYDTWYPIAMITQAEGKFFNDEGTSIGFDQGEGVKVFEFLKELQSTGALYYPPAKDSGNIANQMFVSGKVGLMFQSTGAIGGLLDSADFDYVTALLPKDEVYAAPTGGANIAMMKDSKNKEAAWEFVDWMMTDAGGSQQFIIDTGYLPITETMAKSPEVQAVWDEEPLRKTGYEQLEYAIDTNKHVAWPQVMQEFFKAIEAMMYDDEPIQPTLDAFKKEAERLLNS, from the coding sequence GTGAACAATAAGTTTAAAAGACTCTTTCTGGCGATGACGATGTTGATACTTACCGTTGGTGTACTCGCAGCTTGCTCTGGTCAAAAAACAGAGGGATCTAGCGGAGAAGCAGCGCAAACGCAAGCTGAAGGTGCTGAGGGAAGCAAGGGAAAAACAACTGTAGAGTTTTGGCACTCTGCAGGTGGCAAAACTGGTGATTTCTTGAATGACGCCATTGAACGTTTTAACGAATCGCAGGATGAAATTGAAGTTGTTGGTACTTTTCAAGGCAGTTATGATGATAATGTGACAAAGCTCCAGCAAGGGGTTGCTGCAGGAACAGCCCCAGACGTTACGATGTTAGAGCGTGCTTACGTACAGATGTTTGCTGAATCAGACGTTTTAGAAGATTTACAGCCTCATATGGAAAAAACAAACTTAAATGTCGATGACTTTATACCTGGTTTAATGGGGCATTCAATTTTTAATGAGCAATTAGTATCTTTGCCGCTCAATCGTTCAACACCAATTCTTCATGTGAACAAAACAATGCTTGATGAACAAGGACTGGAAATTCCACAAACGTGGGCAGAGTTGAAAGATGTTGCGAATGCACTAGTCGTAGCAGAAAATGGTGAGTTTGAGCGTTATGGCTTAACGATGCCTTATGACACATGGTACCCAATTGCAATGATTACACAGGCGGAAGGTAAGTTTTTTAATGACGAGGGAACGTCAATCGGTTTTGACCAAGGCGAAGGAGTAAAGGTGTTTGAATTTTTGAAGGAACTGCAGAGTACAGGAGCATTATATTATCCACCTGCTAAAGACTCTGGAAATATTGCTAATCAGATGTTTGTTAGTGGTAAAGTAGGCTTAATGTTTCAATCTACTGGTGCCATTGGTGGTCTATTGGATAGCGCAGACTTTGACTATGTTACCGCTTTGTTGCCAAAGGACGAAGTGTATGCAGCTCCTACAGGAGGGGCAAACATCGCTATGATGAAGGATTCCAAAAATAAAGAAGCGGCTTGGGAATTTGTTGATTGGATGATGACAGATGCAGGTGGGTCACAACAATTTATTATTGATACGGGTTACCTCCCAATTACAGAGACAATGGCAAAATCACCGGAAGTACAAGCAGTGTGGGATGAGGAGCCTTTACGTAAGACCGGTTATGAACAACTTGAATATGCGATCGATACGAATAAACATGTTGCTTGGCCACAAGTGATGCAGGAATTTTTCAAGGCGATTGAAGCGATGATGTATGACGATGAACCCATTCAACCAACGCTTGATGCTTTCAAAAAAGAAGCAGAGAGGCTTTTGAATTCATAA